A single region of the Lotus japonicus ecotype B-129 chromosome 4, LjGifu_v1.2 genome encodes:
- the LOC130712212 gene encoding uncharacterized protein LOC130712212, whose protein sequence is MSADNTETPLVEEQTQLPQRYVRQKTDPAWGHCTQQLENGKTILVCLYCPKVIKGGGINRLKSHLAGDPGQIVRCKNVPAEVQRLMGANIDEVRKKRKVNEGSQGTSTSPTEESSTPHEVSNSNANLSRVGISNTKGKNVGGLTDFFMPRTTPGSQPTIKSVLQSKEGLEKCDIAIAKWMIDASVPFNAVNSGYYQPMIDAICSMGSGYKGPNMQRVRGFLLNNLVDDVKKLVESYRAIWKHTGCTIMADGWTDRCRRSLINFLVYCPKGTIFLKSVDASQHSKTAELLYKLFRDVVLFVGAENVVHIVTDNAANYVAAGKLLEAEFSKLYWSPCAAHCVNLMLQDIGKFEDVSETVSQASKITKYIYNHCFALFLMRDHTGGREIIRPAPTRFATNFIALQSILAPKDALRAMVTSKKWTSSTYAKDVKAKRFVDQVLDSGFWDKCVEIVKLTKPLIRFLRLLDSEDKPSMSSLYQAFFSN, encoded by the coding sequence ATGTCTGCTGATAATACTGAAACACCTTTGGTTGAGGAACAAACTCAACTCCCTCAAAGATATGTTAGGCAGAAAACAGACCCAGCTTGGGGGCATTGTACACAACAGCTGGAAAATGGAAAGACGATTTTGGTGTGTCTCTATTGTCCTAAGGTTATCAAAGGAGGTGGAATTAACCGGCTGAAGAGTCACTTGGCTGGAGATCCCGGACAAATTGTTAGATGCAAGAACGTGCCTGCTGAAGTTCAACGTCTAATGGGAGCAAACATTGATGAAGTtcgaaagaaaagaaaagttaatGAAGGTAGTCAGGGTACTAGTACTAGTCCTACTGAAGAAAGCTCAACTCCTCATGAAGTGTCTAACTCTAATGCTAATCTATCAAGGGTTGGAATTTCCAATACAAAGGGGAAGAATGTTGGTGGCTTAACTGATTTTTTCATGCCTAGAACAACTCCAGGATCTCAACCCACCATAAAAAGTGTGTTGCAAAGTAAAGAAGGGCTTGAAAAGTGTGACATTGCCATTGCTAAGTGGATGATTGATGCTTCTGTGCCATTTAATGCAGTCAACTCAGGCTATTATCAACCTATGATTGATGCTATTTGTAGTATGGGTTCAGGGTACAAAGGTCCAAATATGCAAAGAGTTCGTGGGTTTTTGTTGAATAACTTGGTTGATGATGTGAAGAAGCTTGTTGAGTCTTATCGCGCTATTTGGAAGCATACCGGATGCACAATCATGGCAGATGGGTGGACTGATCGTTGTAGGAGAAGTCTCATCAATTTTCTAGTCTATTGTCCTAAAGGAACAATTTTTCTGAAATCTGTTGATGCTTCTCAACATTCAAAAACTGCAGAATTGTTGTATAAGCTTTTCAGAGATGTGGTTTTATTTGTTGGGGCTGAAAATGTTGTTCACATAGTAACAGACAATGCTGCGAATTATGTTGCTGCTGGAAAGTTATTAGAAGCTGAGTTTTCTAAATTATATTGGTCTCCTTGTGCTGCACACTGTGTTAATTTGATGTTGCAGGATATTGGGAAATTTGAAGATGTAAGTGAGACCGTGTCACAAGCTTCAAAAATTACCAAATACATCTACAACCATTGCTTTGCTTTGTTTTTGATGAGGGATCATACTGGTGGAAGAGAAATCATTCGTCCCGCTCCAACACGCTTTGCTACTAATTTCATTGCATTGCAAAGTATTTTGGCTCCAAAGGATGCACTAAGAGCCATGGTTACATCTAAGAAATGGACAAGCTCAACTTATGCTAAAGATGTCAAAGCAAAAAGATTTGTGGATCAAGTCTTAGATTCTGGATTTTGGGATAAATGTGTTGAAATTGTGAAACTTACTAAGCCTCTTATTCGCTTCTTACGTCTTCTTGATAGTGAAGATAAGCCTTCTATGAGTTCTCTTTATCAAGCTTTTTTTTCAAACTAG
- the LOC130711100 gene encoding isoflavone 4'-O-methyltransferase — MDFSSSNGSEDTELSQAQIHLYKHVYNFVSSMALKSAMELGIADVIHSHGKPITLPELATALNLRPSKIGVLHRFLRLLTHNGFFAKTTVSRGEGAEEETAYGLTPPSKLLVKSNSTCLAPIVKGALHPSSLDMWRSSKKWFLEDNEELTLFESATGESFWEFLNKETESDTLSMFQEAMAADSHMFKLALKECKHVFEGLGSLVDVAGGRGGVTKLIREAFPHVKCTVFDQPQVVANLTGDENLNFVGGDMFKSVPPADAVLLKWVLHDWNDELSLKILKNCKEAISGRGKEGKVIIIDISIDETSDDRELTELKLDYDLVMLTMFNGKEREKKEWEKLIYDAGFSSYKITPICGFKSLIEVFP; from the exons ATGGATTTCAGCTCCAGCAATGGCAGTGAAGACACTGAACTTTCCCAAGCTCAGATTCACCTCTACAAACACGTCTACAACTTCGTCAGCTCCATGGCTCTCAAATCCGCCATGGAACTAGGCATCGCCGACGTGATCCACAGCCATGGAAAACCCATCACCCTCCCTGAGTTAGCCACTGCCTTGAACCTCCGCCCTTCCAAAATCGGCGTCCTCCACCGCTTCCTCCGCCTGCTAACCCACAACGGTTTCTTCGCCAAAACCACCGTGTCCCGAGGTGAAGGAGCAGAGGAAGAAACAGCGTACGGTCTCACACCGCCATCGAAGCTTCTGGTGAAAAGCAACTCAACGTGTTTAGCTCCAATTGTGAAGGGAGCACTTCATCCAAGCTCGTTGGACATGTGGCGATCGTCGAAGAAATGGTTCTTGGAGGACAATGAAGAACTGACTCTGTTTGAGAGCGCAACAGGGGAGAGCTTCTGGGAGTTTCTGAACAAGGAAACGGAGTCTGATACGCTGAGCATGTTTCAGGAGGCTATGGCGGCGGATTCTCACATGTTTAAGCTTGCTTTGAAGGAGTGTAAGCATGTGTTTGAGGgtttgggttctcttgttgatGTTGCAGGGGGAAGAGGGGGTGTTACCAAACTGATTCGTGAAGCGTTCCCTCATGTGAAGTGTACGGTTTTTGATCAGCCTCAGGTTGTGGCTAACTTGACTGGAGATGAGAATTTGAACTTTGTTGGTGGTGATATGTTCAAGTCTGTCCCTCCTGCAGATGCTGTTCTGTTGAAG TGGGTTCTGCATGACTGGAATGATGAGCTCTCCTTAAAGATATTGAAGAACTGCAAAGAAGCTATTTCAGGGAGAGGGAAAGAAGGCAAAGTGATTATCATAGACATATCAATTGATGAAACAAGTGATGACAGAGAACTGACTGAGTTGAAATTGGACTATGACTTGGTCATGCTGACTATGTTCAatggaaaagaaagagagaagaaagaatGGGAGAAGCTCATATATGATGCAGGCTTCAGCAGCTACAAGATTACACCCATATGTGGCTTCAAGTCTCTCATTGAAGTTTTTCCTTAA
- the LOC130714143 gene encoding uncharacterized protein LOC130714143, producing MEFISSMQFSSHLSTERNHPHKIASSLHGTTLPSTCNRIPPICCLGLIGKVTDGGFFFIDIPPKEILWKPWMNYISWMRFYCLSLFAEAILLRYRTAMRCIPLSDHTL from the exons atggaattcatctcctccatgcaattctcatcccatctctccactgaacggaaccacccccacaaaatcgcCTCATCTCTccacggaaccactttgccatcaacgtgcaatcgcatccctccgatttgctgccttggactgattgggaaggttacagatggag gttttttttttatagatattccaccaaaagagattctttggaagccatggatg aactacatatcatggatgagattttactgcttatctttgttcgctgaagctatactattgag gtacagaacggcaatgaggtgcatacctctttctgaccacactctctga